The Montipora foliosa isolate CH-2021 chromosome 6, ASM3666993v2, whole genome shotgun sequence genome includes the window gagtccgtgttctcgGTGCTAACCAAACagaagaaaagcggactctggggacgagattggctTGAGATCGAGTGTATTTTCACGTGCTCTTGTTCAGAACGGAAAAATTCGTAATATGTAGAGCGGGATATTATACGGCATCGttaagatatgaattttatttcgtgTGGTTAAGCCACCGCGTAATCTTTTTATTTTGTAGAGAGGAGTGTTTTCTAGCCATTTTTTGTCAGTTCTAACACCAAGCACAAACTTTATCGCAAATTCTTGCAACTCGGCGGCTGGAATTCCTTCAAATTCCGCATTTCTTTTTCACTTGCAAAGAACTCCTTCAATAAATTTGAGAAGTTTTATTCGTCATGTTAGCATTATCTTGTTCCTCAGAGAAAGATTTCACGTGCAAAAGCGGAAAATGAAGTCATCAATAGGATCTGGAAAAAACGCCACCAGGCCCCTGGATGTAGTTTCGTACGAATTTTACGAGTGGTGAATTTTCCAGGGACCGGTCCATGAAATGTGTACTAACTCTATTCTAGGGATAAATGTACCTTATTCCGGCACATTTaaccctggaatagagttattacacctttcaggaaccggccccagtAAAACACGCCTGTCTATATAATAAAGGTCACTATTATCATTTGTTCTGGCCCACTATAATGAAGATAGAGATATTAAGGAGGAAACActgttgcggaaacattgtttccccgaaatgtttcctcggcgtgcaaacgaggaaacatttgctgggGAAGCAAAATAtttccgcaacattgtttcctcgtttgcgagCGCCCTTAGAGAGGTCAGCTTTCCCTCAGGGGTGGAATAGAGCAAATTTTAATACaatgattttattttcattgaggCTTGGGCTTGACTGAATTTAGTATCATAGCAACCTATAGAATTTGTTCAGAATTAACGGGCCAGAAGTTTGGACATTTAGATTTGGGTACGgttaatatatcaaaaacgaCAGCGCGTTTGAAATTTACTTCGCTTGCATAAGACTATTACTGATTGACCAATTTTTCTTATTAAAGCCTTCTTGTGCCTGATCTCAAATAAAAAGGGAATTAGGATTTTTCAATTAAACGAGACAACTTCGGAACTCAGTTGGTAACTTGTCTCGATGACACAGAGAACAAAAGAGTTGGCCGTTTCTATCCATAGTTCTCCCCAAGCTATTAAGGTTGCTATTAGCTCAAACCTTGCACCTTTCCCAGGTTTATTTATTGAAGGATAGCAATATTTTTGTATATCTTCTGTATAAAACCAAACACTGTTTTTCTTTACTTTGTTTGTTCCAATTTTTACTTCTTCATCTAGATTTACGTACAACGTAGAAATCTATCCTCAATTGTTTGACTTGCTTTCATTACCCCCTGAAAGCACTCGATCATCAGAGTGTGGAATGTTAGACTGAAGTCGATCCTCAGCCACTTTTTTCATACTTCGCTCGAGAACTGGTTCCGAGTTCACATCGCTTGAAAACTTTGGAATATGCACTTTAACTTGCTTTCCTTTTATTGTCATCTGCATCGTTGCATAACCTCTGCAGAGCGACTGTTTTGGACGGGCGTCATAAGCGTAAGACACCGCACTGTTCGAGCGGGCGCGTCTTGGATACGGTGAATACTTAGTTGTGTTGGAGTTTTGAACTGTGAGAGAATGCGACAAGTAACTATATCTTTTTTGTTCCTTGTTACAACTTTCAACCTGGTCTTTTACGCGATCTTGTCCATCCATGGAGTTAAAAATCCCTGGGGGCAAAGTTAATCTTCTGACGGGGGCATCTTTTCTCTGCCAATTCGCCGCATACTTTCTGCGATGATTATTTTCAATGTCTTCTGCTTCATCGTGATCACGTGGCGACCTTGGTTGCTGTGATGTGTCAAAAGCATCGTTATGTAACCGATTTGTTTCCTTTTGAGGTTCAACTAATGCATTCCGCACCGGTGAtatgttaccatatttccttttgtaaaatactaaatgggATTGTCGAGTCATTTTACTAGCCTTGGGTGTATGATTTCTTCCCGTTTTGATTACTAAAAGTGCTACGCTCTGTTGACAGTCGGAATTACGGTCTAGTTGGTTTACTTCCGCAATTTGATCCAAACTTTCACGCGACTTTAATATCACTGATTTATGTGACTCTTTTGAGATAAAAGAATTTGCCGTTAAATCGGGATTATGTACTGAAGCTTGCTGCTTTGAAAACAATGATACTGATCTATCACTTGAAGGTGTCAAATCGTTGGCCCCGGTTTGTTTATCTTGAAGAGACAATTGTTTAGACATAGACCGAAGATCGCTTGATTTGCTCACATGGTTAAGCATATGGTCTCCTACTCCATCTTTCTGCAAATAATTACTCCTCAAAGACTTCACAAGCTTTGGTGACATGATCATCCCGCGATGGTCAACTTTGATATTAGGATCAAGGAAATCTTCTCTCGGCTTTTcatcttctttctttttcatttcttttagtTCTTCACTTGAAAGTTGCACAAAATTACGCTTTGATCCTTGGCGACAAGGTGGTTCAATTACTCTATACCGGTTCTTTACAGGAGACTTTGCTCTGTCCTTTTGGCCTCCACTAGAGACTTCCTTCTCGTCGTCCAATGTTTCTTGCAAACGAAGATGTGACAAACCTTTCATCATTAACTCGCTGCCAGAAATAATCGAGGTACTGCGGGGACGAGTTGAACCAACCCTTGATAATTCTGGCATGGAGTATTTTTTAATGGCAACGGTTTCATCAGGACCTTGCGCCAAGCGAGTGTCAATTGTAAAACCTCGAGAGCGCAGAAGTTTTCTTCTCTCCACGCTGATACCTAAATTATTTCTTACACTCTTTATCTCTTCCATTTGTTTCCAGAGGGAATATTTCCTCTCGTCAAATTCGGAGTTTTTCTGATTCCTCTTGCTATCCAGAACTTTGAGTCTTTGTTCAAGAAGATACGATTCGGTCTGGTTCATTCGACGTGTCTTCATAAAACTATCACACTTCATTCCAATGCCTTGTTTCCTTTGAAAAGCCATACCTGTTACAACAAACTTCATCGAAGTTTCATGGACGTGATGGATCAATAGGTCAAGTCTGTGCGTTACTCTATATATCAATAAAATCCCACTCCGAAGACGCTGAAGACAAGTATGGAACAAACACTGAAATACATTGTTACGGAAATCAGAGTTTAAGCCTCTGTTGCTAGGGCACTTGAAAAAATAAGTGGACAAATGTTGCCAATCACGAGGTTTTTCATGCATTGTAACCCTTACCCGGCCTAATCGTATTGCTAAACATGTTTGGCCATCCAAAATGAAAGACCAAAACGTATTATTCAGTAATTCTCAAGTGATTTAAGTTCAGTGTGTGGTAACTGGGAACTGAACGTCGATCGCAATATCAACAGGAAGTCCTTCGTTTCCAATATAGGAAACTACCAGAGCGTTTGTGCTGTAACGCATTTGCGTTAAGTATCACTTCACGGGAACAAATTGATCGAATGTCGTGGTACCTCTTTATTattcagtattattattaatattacatGCACTCCTTGTTCACCAAAGATTGTCTCGCatgattaattaatgaaaatatattaaaaacaaaataatttagaCAAAAGATTGACGACTCAAACATATTTTATTAAAGTACAATATTCATAATTTATCTTATTGTAGTCAAATCACATCCACCAAAAAGGAATTTtcacaaaaaagagaacaattaAAAACTGAATGATAATTGCAGCCCTCAATATTAACATCAATGCGctgaaattaaacaatttaaacaaaaacgTCATCTCTACCTATTTGTAGCGGTCGAGAACAACAAACAACTCAATAGTTTTCTCGTGCATAGGAACGAAAACGTGTGAGATGATGGATCCTGTTCGGTGAAAATGACTTCAAGGACCTTATCAGATAAGAGAAGGATTAACCTCTTGTATTCCAGAAGATTAAAAGAGGTTAAGCCTTTGAGTGTCACCCAAAGATGGAGTTCAAAGCAAATGTAGATTTCGCCACAAGCGTTGTCATGGAGCTTTTGCTTCTACAGGTAAAAACACCACTGAAAATTTGGAGGCCTCACAGTTCAAGGACATATAAATTGAATTTAACCTACTGTTATGAGAATCAATTTCACGAATgggcaattttcacgatggcgtcatttgactacaactaccacaattcagtttgtttttcttttcatatttaaattttgtattcccagtggggtaaaaataacaatagctctaattaacatgaaacaagcgaaacctgaaggattctggtacttgtaggcaaatggcgtcatcatgcaaatgtcctagtAGCACCATGATTGAAATAAGATTAAAAGTTTAAAAGGCAATCACCAGCTGAAAGTATATCCGTCGAATGTAAGTGAGCTTTGGTGGGAGATACGTGCATGTCATCTTCGGTAATAGACGGTAGGAACCGAAATTGTAATCATTTGGACTTCTCTCATCATTAGTTTAAAtcgttaaaggggctaggtcacgctattttaggtaattttgtttaattttgttaattatgagctctaaacgtcaaattggcagagcaagagtctttcatttgcaaaatcacggccacataacaactgagaatgattttcaagctttgtaaatgacattttgacataGACTGATAtatttaattctatgaccattcgatctgTGCTGAAAATGCCCagaaatagcgtgacctagccccttttaATGGTACCATGATTGGATTGATTGACGGGAAATTAAACCTGTTAGCGACAAAGTCCAAGGCCAGAAGGAAAAAATCGCAAAGGATAAACAGTGTGTCACGGAATGAACACAGCAAACAACTTTTACGTGAATAATCATTCAAGCTGAGTGAATCGTGCGGAGTCTCATCGACAAAtggaatacaccttattccaaaatggccgccattttagtattcttttgtttgattgcaaattggcccttttggcctcgttcttttgaattttacttttgaaagcgaggccaaaagggccaatttgcaaggaaacaaaataatactaaaatggaggccattttggaataaggtgtgaAGTAAAGCAGTGAACCATACATCATGCAGATATAAATCAGTCCCGTTTCAAATCGTGTGTCTCAGGCCTCCTCCAATCTTGGGTACGGCATTTAAATTACTCTAAAGCgcaaacacttaaaaaaaacgTGTTATTTCTGTTCAGCCCAATCTCGTCCCCATAGcgcgcttttcttttggtcagcaccaagaacacggactctggccattTCAAATTTATTCGCAGTtgtagtgaaggtccatttttgttacccgttgacaaccactgttgtttcaaatttatgACCCGGCGAGGTAGGGTCTCTCTGCAGGTACTGGAAAGcgttgtgtttttggtcacttgggattagtctttatttggagttgttttgttttttttcttttatttcttttgttttacgtaatttctactccggtacttgcagaagctgcAGCGAAGTCGtagtgaccaaaagaaaagtggactctAGAGATTGTGTTTAGCCCACAACGATCATCGATAGCGTAAACGATTTTAATCATTTTATTATGCGCATTCTCAATGCATTTAAAAATGCATCTGAGAATGCGCATAATAAAATGTATAATGGTGCCAGGGCCATTCTCctcaccagagccttgggtcaATCTGGGGAACTCTAGGTAGGAGAACATGGGCCGTAGCGTTTTTATAGCCaagaattggctatttgaaGCTTACGGCTCCTGCTCattcctcgtgctaacatgaatgcaccaattagagacgcttttgattgttcttcacgagaaccaatgagaagacaccttGTCTCagagttccccagagctcttctcttgactgaggttGTGCCAGCGATAACTTTAGCCTGCATGGTCTTCCGGTTCTTCAAAGGTTGTCAAAAACAGTAAAATCCTGATTACTCGACACACTGATGGACACCCCATGTAAATGATATAAACAGGCGTTTCGCTTCTAGCTTAGCCTTAGGCTCCTGGCTTTACTTAAAAGGTGCAAATTCCCCCTTCCCGATGCAAATTCTTACCAAACCCTATCTCACTGCACTCCTATCCGTCAAGAATACTTGACACTAAACGATAGGGAGAAGTTATCTTCGCatttacctggacaatttatgcaattattttctcttatagacacctgaaaaggTCAGGTGCGATGCCGgtacaatgctctaccaactgagctatgacgccacacagttgggagcactTCAATTTGCTTGGGAGCATgggtggcacagtggtgagagcactcgcctcccactctggtcagagtttttctctgtccttgtgtgggcccatttccatcagtagggctaacgctcacatggttcatatgggatagaaatcgagcacttcacattacactctattcagttaactatgtctaaaatataagtgctacacggccaacgtttgtataaacgtaacctttcccaccaatgtggcctgggttcgataggcgtcatatgtgggatgaatttgttggttctcttctctacTCCGAGACGTTTTCCCCTTTCcgcaaaaaccaatatttgatttgacttgagttaatttcattagtgtccgcaattagtgctcttgtgctaaatccattaacactaaaataaagttgttattgttattattatgttCATGTGACTCGAAAGAGAGACGAGATCCTCGCACATTTCGAGAGGCTCCAccggaatcgaacccacgacctctgcaACGCCAGGGCAATGCTTAaccgactgagctatgaagccacaccaATGGTCACTTTCTTTAATTAAAGACCTGGGCAGATATCGATCATGCCACGTTGTTCGTGGAGGGGATAATGCTATCGACTGCATAATTCACTATCAAAAAACTGCAATAAGATATTGCGAAAGAATCATTTTTACGAATAAGGAGCCACTTTTGACATCAGCTGGCCTGGTCAATGGAACTACACACTTCCTGGCGTCCGCGGATCAACCCAAACGAGCTGGTATATTTTACATCGATGGAGCTCCCGCCAAATGTAATGCTTTTTATTCTAGCAACCAATACAGAGCTGAAGGTGCTGTCACCCATAGTCTCATAGAGTATCTTGGTGCACAGCCATACAAATTAGTTGCGCACTTCCACGCAAATTAAACCGATCTTAATTTGAACAGTTCTcaaaattggcccttgttgcctcgtttttaagaacaaaattcaaaacaatattttgccATGAACGAGGCtaaaagggctaatttgcaagcaaacaaaagaatactaaaatgttagttattttggaataaggtgtataactCAGGTGTTTCTCTAATAAAAATgcttattatatactcaacagaatatcacgtttctgattggtcaatgacgaacgCATAAATAGCTTATATGGTGTCAaagaggttatagagtgcaatacagaagttagggactgtgcaataattatctggagggGGGGTTCTAAAATTAGCAAAGTAGGCCTTAAAATAAAgttgcacccccccccccctgaattaaagttaaaataacttCTTGTCCACCCCCGTCTAGAGGGGAGATTACTTTcaacccccccctccccaacctCCGATCCTCCCTACATCCCTCTTTACCTTTACACTACTTCTGGTATGTCTGCATCatcaataaataaaacttgGAAGCTGCGCTCCACATAATCGTCGCCTGATGAACCACCTTCATACTCGGTTGACTCCTCCTCGGAATCACTTGAGGTATAATCATGAGAACTGGAGGGCATgttttcatcatcatcttcgATGTCTTCATCAAATGTTCTTGCTACAGAACCGTCTGCATGCTTAAGTATTCGCTCAACTAATTGTACCTTGTTTCCAGATACCATTAGACCTTCTTGCATG containing:
- the LOC138004917 gene encoding uncharacterized protein, yielding MHEKPRDWQHLSTYFFKCPSNRGLNSDFRNNVFQCLFHTCLQRLRSGILLIYRVTHRLDLLIHHVHETSMKFVVTGMAFQRKQGIGMKCDSFMKTRRMNQTESYLLEQRLKVLDSKRNQKNSEFDERKYSLWKQMEEIKSVRNNLGISVERRKLLRSRGFTIDTRLAQGPDETVAIKKYSMPELSRVGSTRPRSTSIISGSELMMKGLSHLRLQETLDDEKEVSSGGQKDRAKSPVKNRYRVIEPPCRQGSKRNFVQLSSEELKEMKKKEDEKPREDFLDPNIKVDHRGMIMSPKLVKSLRSNYLQKDGVGDHMLNHVSKSSDLRSMSKQLSLQDKQTGANDLTPSSDRSVSLFSKQQASVHNPDLTANSFISKESHKSVILKSRESLDQIAEVNQLDRNSDCQQSVALLVIKTGRNHTPKASKMTRQSHLVFYKRKYGNISPVRNALVEPQKETNRLHNDAFDTSQQPRSPRDHDEAEDIENNHRRKYAANWQRKDAPVRRLTLPPGIFNSMDGQDRVKDQVESCNKEQKRYSYLSHSLTVQNSNTTKYSPYPRRARSNSAVSYAYDARPKQSLCRGYATMQMTIKGKQVKVHIPKFSSDVNSEPVLERSMKKVAEDRLQSNIPHSDDRVLSGGNESKSNN